From a region of the Paenibacillus sp. R14(2021) genome:
- a CDS encoding PRC-barrel domain-containing protein → MLRLQHVIGLPVIEMNAGKHVGHVKDAWFDEHWQLGGIILDAGRRFLTSMKSVLWSDVLVCGEDAVIIMNEASVKRSKQAEIQRSFHTGLIRLKDLPVVTADGEQLGRVSDVYFDEIQGTQIVGYELTDGFIADIMEGRKWLPAPLQADEVMLGKDVIIVPAGSEDTLSPVVVSETDIGRNEL, encoded by the coding sequence GTGTTGAGACTACAGCATGTGATTGGATTGCCTGTTATTGAGATGAACGCCGGCAAGCATGTCGGTCATGTGAAGGATGCCTGGTTTGACGAACACTGGCAGCTCGGCGGCATCATATTGGATGCCGGCAGACGGTTCTTGACCTCGATGAAGTCAGTGTTGTGGAGCGATGTTCTTGTTTGCGGAGAAGATGCTGTCATTATTATGAATGAAGCGTCAGTGAAGCGGTCGAAGCAAGCCGAAATTCAGCGGTCTTTTCATACCGGATTGATTCGTTTAAAGGATTTGCCAGTCGTCACTGCAGATGGTGAGCAGCTTGGACGCGTATCGGATGTTTATTTTGATGAAATACAGGGTACACAAATAGTAGGCTATGAGCTGACGGATGGTTTCATAGCGGATATCATGGAAGGCCGCAAGTGGCTTCCTGCTCCGCTGCAGGCTGACGAAGTCATGCTCGGAAAAGATGTCATAATAGTACCGGCCGGCAGTGAGGATACACTCTCACCGGTCGTTGTTTCTGAGACGGATATAGGGAGAAATGAGCTATGA
- a CDS encoding cysteine desulfurase family protein, with amino-acid sequence MERIYYDHAASSPMHPDVAAAMLEVMTGIVGNASSVHGYGRSARQLLNQSRDRIAEGIGCTASELVFTSGGTESDNAALFGAARAARKRGKSHIITTAIEHHAVLHTCEALELEGFQVTFLPVNEQGVVSAADIENAIKDDTALISVMYVNNETGTIQPVAEIGEIARSKGILFHVDAVQALGSLPIDLRQLPVDLMSFSAHKINGPQGVGALFVRKGISITTLLHGGLQERKRRPGTENVAGIVGFAKSFELSVNSMVIRKLSLDKLRYTWIERMKSIFGEDRVLLNSHAEQCVPHIVNLSFLGISSETMLMNLDLAGIAASSGSACTAGALEPSHVLQAMGLPQERLASSVRFSFGLGNTMEELESAAKKVETFMSRVRTNA; translated from the coding sequence ATGGAACGAATTTATTATGATCACGCGGCTTCTTCGCCTATGCATCCCGATGTCGCAGCAGCGATGCTGGAAGTGATGACAGGCATCGTAGGCAATGCATCCAGCGTTCACGGTTACGGTCGGAGCGCGCGTCAACTGCTCAATCAATCGAGGGATCGGATTGCCGAGGGCATCGGATGTACGGCGAGTGAGCTTGTTTTTACGAGCGGAGGCACGGAGAGCGATAACGCAGCCTTGTTCGGCGCGGCGAGAGCTGCCCGCAAGCGCGGCAAATCTCATATTATAACGACGGCTATCGAGCATCACGCGGTACTTCATACCTGTGAAGCACTGGAGCTTGAAGGATTTCAAGTTACTTTCCTTCCGGTAAATGAGCAGGGTGTCGTGTCGGCTGCGGATATCGAGAACGCGATAAAGGATGATACGGCGCTCATCAGCGTCATGTACGTTAACAACGAGACCGGTACGATCCAGCCAGTTGCGGAAATTGGCGAGATTGCCCGGTCTAAAGGTATTTTATTCCATGTGGATGCTGTTCAGGCTCTTGGTTCACTGCCTATTGATTTGAGACAATTGCCAGTTGACCTAATGAGCTTCTCCGCGCATAAAATCAACGGACCCCAAGGGGTCGGAGCGCTGTTTGTGCGCAAAGGGATTTCCATAACTACACTGCTTCATGGCGGTTTGCAAGAACGTAAGAGGCGTCCAGGGACGGAAAATGTCGCCGGCATTGTTGGATTTGCGAAATCGTTTGAACTTTCTGTGAATTCAATGGTAATTCGGAAACTTTCTTTGGACAAGCTTCGTTATACATGGATAGAACGGATGAAAAGCATTTTCGGAGAGGATCGTGTACTGCTGAACAGCCATGCGGAGCAATGCGTGCCGCACATCGTAAATCTCAGCTTTCTCGGAATCAGTTCCGAAACAATGCTTATGAATTTGGATTTGGCGGGCATCGCCGCTTCAAGCGGGTCCGCATGCACGGCTGGGGCGCTGGAGCCTTCTCATGTCCTGCAGGCAATGGGGCTGCCGCAAGAGCGGTTAGCATCATCGGTTCGGTTTAGCTTCGGTTTGGGGAATACTATGGAGGAACTCGAATCGGCTGCAAAAAAAGTTGAAACCTTTATGAGCCGCGTTCGTACTAATGCCTAG
- the cymR gene encoding cysteine metabolism transcriptional regulator CymR → MKISTKGRYGLTIMMELSSKFGEGPTSLKSIAERNQLSEHYLEQLIAPLRNAGLVKSIRGAYGGYILSKDPQEITSGDVIRILEGPISPVDFTEEDDPAKRNLWLRIRDSIADVLDSTTLADLVSYKEESQQDSYMFYI, encoded by the coding sequence CTGAAAATATCAACGAAAGGCCGTTACGGCCTGACCATTATGATGGAATTGTCTTCCAAATTCGGCGAAGGACCAACATCGCTGAAAAGTATTGCGGAGCGCAATCAATTATCGGAGCATTATTTGGAGCAGCTCATCGCGCCGCTTCGGAATGCAGGACTTGTGAAGAGTATTCGCGGCGCTTACGGCGGGTACATTCTTTCGAAGGATCCACAGGAAATAACGTCGGGCGATGTTATTCGCATTTTGGAAGGCCCGATCTCGCCGGTTGATTTTACGGAGGAAGATGATCCTGCCAAGAGAAATCTGTGGCTCAGAATCCGCGACAGCATTGCGGATGTACTGGATTCAACGACACTTGCGGATCTGGTATCGTACAAGGAAGAGAGTCAACAAGACTCTTACATGTTTTATATATAA
- the mnmA gene encoding tRNA 2-thiouridine(34) synthase MnmA, with the protein MSNSNIRVVVGMSGGVDSSVTALLLKQQGYDVIGIFMKNWDDTDEFGHCTAEEDAEDVRRVCDQIGIPYYTVNFEKAYFDKVFAYFLDEYRNGRTPNPDVMCNREIKFGEFLQKALELGADYLATGHYARLERSADGESKLLRGVDSGKDQTYFLHALSQEQLAKAMFPIGHLPKPEVRRIAEEFGLATAKKKDSTGVCFIGERNFKEFLSGYLPAQPGPMVDIASGETKGRHDGLMYYTLGQRQGLGIGGSGNGEPWFVADKNLEDNILYVVQGDAHESLYSEGLTASGINWISPVKPEGEFTCMAKFRYRQADQQVKVTFRADGTTADVVFLQKQKAITPGQAVVFYDGEICLGGGTIDVVKK; encoded by the coding sequence ATGAGCAATTCCAATATACGAGTCGTCGTCGGCATGTCCGGCGGCGTCGATTCATCGGTAACAGCTCTGCTCCTGAAACAGCAAGGCTACGATGTAATCGGCATTTTCATGAAAAATTGGGACGATACCGACGAGTTCGGACATTGCACAGCGGAAGAAGACGCGGAAGATGTAAGGCGCGTGTGCGATCAGATCGGCATCCCTTATTATACGGTCAACTTCGAGAAAGCGTATTTCGACAAAGTATTCGCTTATTTTCTTGATGAATACCGGAATGGCCGGACGCCGAATCCCGATGTCATGTGCAACCGCGAAATCAAATTTGGTGAGTTTCTGCAGAAAGCGTTGGAGCTTGGCGCGGATTATTTGGCAACTGGTCATTATGCCCGCCTGGAGCGCAGTGCAGATGGCGAATCCAAGCTGCTTCGCGGTGTCGATTCCGGCAAGGATCAAACCTATTTTCTTCATGCCTTGAGTCAAGAACAGCTGGCGAAGGCAATGTTCCCGATCGGGCATCTGCCCAAACCGGAGGTAAGGCGCATAGCCGAAGAGTTCGGCCTTGCGACGGCGAAGAAGAAGGACAGCACTGGCGTCTGCTTCATCGGCGAGCGCAACTTCAAAGAGTTTCTAAGCGGGTATCTTCCTGCACAGCCCGGACCCATGGTCGATATTGCCTCGGGAGAAACCAAGGGCCGGCATGACGGTCTTATGTATTACACGCTCGGTCAGCGGCAAGGACTTGGCATCGGCGGCTCCGGCAACGGCGAGCCTTGGTTTGTAGCCGACAAGAACTTAGAGGATAATATCCTTTACGTCGTCCAAGGCGATGCACACGAGAGCTTGTATTCCGAAGGTTTAACGGCGTCTGGCATTAACTGGATCTCGCCCGTCAAACCGGAGGGCGAATTCACGTGTATGGCGAAATTCCGCTACCGTCAAGCCGATCAGCAAGTGAAAGTAACCTTTAGGGCGGACGGAACGACAGCAGATGTCGTGTTCCTTCAGAAGCAGAAAGCCATTACGCCGGGTCAAGCCGTTGTTTTCTATGACGGAGAGATTTGCTTAGGCGGAGGTACAATTGACGTTGTGAAGAAGTGA
- a CDS encoding hemolysin family protein, producing MNSDPLPISLSLVLILVLVFLNGFFVAAEFAMVKVRSSRIDTLVQDGNRRARFASKLTTNLDAYLSACQLGITLASLGLGWVGEPTVAHVIEPVLEKMHFGPMAISTIAFIIAFSFITILHIVLGELAPKTYAIRKAEAVTLWTAIPLIGFHKLMYPFIFLLNGTANLMLKSVGIEPAAEHESAHTEEEIRILMKESHKSGLIDNTELTLVDNIFDFAETHAREIMIPRTEMTCLYSNLSFEENQAIALKEMHTRYPVCDNDKDNIIGFIHIKDLLKVTQQGLHDLRQIMRPMTTVPDSMHISTLLKLMQKKKTQIAILIDEYGGTSGLVTLEDIMEEIVGEIQDEFDEERADIEVKEDGTHSLNGMMLIQEVNSYFGTDIGSDDYDTIGGWMYAQIENPPTRGQRIVHPIGFEFIIEETDHLRISRIQIRKRSVHEEELLEEVIQAETG from the coding sequence TTGAATAGTGACCCGTTACCCATATCTTTAAGCTTGGTTTTAATACTGGTGCTCGTCTTTTTGAACGGCTTTTTCGTTGCTGCTGAATTCGCGATGGTGAAAGTAAGAAGCAGCCGGATCGATACTCTTGTTCAAGACGGCAATCGCCGGGCCCGCTTTGCTTCCAAGCTGACCACGAATTTGGATGCCTATTTGTCAGCTTGTCAACTTGGAATTACACTGGCTTCGCTCGGTCTAGGCTGGGTAGGTGAGCCGACGGTCGCACATGTCATTGAACCGGTGCTGGAGAAGATGCATTTCGGGCCGATGGCGATTTCTACGATTGCCTTTATCATTGCGTTTTCATTTATCACGATTTTGCATATTGTACTCGGCGAGCTTGCCCCTAAGACCTATGCAATTCGCAAGGCGGAGGCAGTAACGTTATGGACGGCCATACCGCTGATCGGGTTTCACAAATTGATGTATCCGTTTATTTTCCTGCTGAACGGAACAGCAAATTTAATGCTTAAGAGCGTCGGAATCGAACCGGCTGCGGAGCATGAATCGGCGCATACCGAAGAAGAAATCCGAATTCTGATGAAAGAAAGCCACAAGTCCGGACTTATTGATAATACCGAACTTACATTGGTCGATAATATATTTGATTTTGCTGAAACTCATGCCAGAGAAATTATGATTCCGCGTACCGAGATGACCTGCTTATATTCGAATCTGTCCTTTGAGGAGAATCAGGCGATTGCCCTCAAAGAAATGCATACGCGTTATCCGGTCTGCGATAATGACAAGGATAACATTATAGGATTCATTCATATCAAGGATCTCCTCAAAGTTACGCAGCAGGGTCTGCATGATTTGAGACAGATTATGCGTCCCATGACAACGGTGCCCGATTCCATGCATATCAGCACGCTGCTGAAGCTTATGCAGAAGAAGAAGACGCAGATTGCCATTCTGATCGATGAATACGGCGGTACGTCCGGTCTTGTCACATTGGAAGATATTATGGAAGAAATTGTCGGGGAAATTCAGGATGAGTTCGACGAAGAACGCGCGGATATTGAAGTGAAGGAAGACGGCACACATTCCTTAAACGGCATGATGCTGATCCAAGAGGTTAACAGCTATTTCGGAACCGATATCGGCAGCGACGACTATGACACGATCGGCGGCTGGATGTATGCGCAGATTGAGAATCCGCCTACCCGAGGACAGCGAATCGTGCATCCGATCGGCTTTGAGTTCATCATTGAAGAAACGGACCACTTGCGAATCTCGAGGATTCAGATTCGCAAACGCAGTGTACACGAAGAAGAACTGCTAGAGGAAGTAATCCAAGCGGAAACGGGCTGA
- a CDS encoding replication-associated recombination protein A — MDLFTYSQEEEAPRAKLLADRMRPQTIDEYIGQRDIVGPGKLLRRAIEGDQVSSILLYGPPGCGKTTLAHIISKRTQGDFVKLNAVDASVKDVRAVIDQARMTKSMYGRKTILFLDEVHRFNASRQDALLPAVEQGIIVFIGATTENPFHYVNGALLSRSTLFQLEALTRDDALEAMQRAVSDQTRGLGFMRLRVEEEALQHIANMAGGDIRRALNALELAAVTTPSEPDGSVAITLAVAEESIRKPTIRADESTQYDVLSAFHKSVRGSSDAALFWFLYAVEKLGMDPMTFLRRLIVACSEDIGLANPQAMVQAVTAMDAYHKIGWPEAKYNIAQAILFAVESPKSNAAALAIGSVMQTIEGIGSAEVPLHLRDTHYSGAERLGHVGYQYPHDFPGHYVKQAYLPERIASKKFYKATEQGMEDKIRQNQERRK, encoded by the coding sequence ATGGATTTGTTTACATACAGCCAAGAGGAAGAAGCGCCGCGGGCGAAGCTGCTTGCGGATCGGATGCGGCCTCAAACAATAGATGAGTATATTGGCCAGCGCGACATTGTCGGACCAGGCAAGCTGCTGCGCAGGGCGATCGAAGGGGATCAAGTATCCTCTATTTTGCTATACGGTCCTCCAGGCTGCGGCAAAACGACGCTCGCACACATTATTTCTAAGCGTACGCAGGGGGATTTTGTGAAATTAAATGCAGTCGATGCGTCTGTGAAGGACGTGCGGGCCGTAATCGATCAGGCGCGCATGACCAAATCGATGTACGGCCGCAAAACGATTCTGTTCCTTGACGAGGTACATCGATTCAACGCCTCCCGTCAGGACGCACTGCTGCCAGCGGTCGAACAGGGCATTATTGTGTTTATCGGGGCAACAACGGAGAATCCATTTCATTATGTGAACGGGGCGCTGCTCTCGAGGTCAACGTTATTTCAATTGGAAGCGCTGACGCGTGACGATGCACTTGAGGCGATGCAGCGCGCGGTCTCTGATCAAACGCGAGGTCTCGGGTTTATGAGGCTCCGGGTCGAGGAAGAAGCGCTGCAGCACATCGCGAATATGGCGGGGGGCGATATTCGGCGCGCCCTTAATGCACTCGAACTAGCCGCCGTAACGACACCCTCCGAGCCAGATGGATCCGTAGCCATTACGCTTGCGGTCGCGGAGGAATCGATTCGCAAACCGACGATCAGGGCAGATGAGTCGACGCAGTACGATGTGCTCTCCGCATTTCACAAGAGCGTAAGAGGTTCAAGTGACGCAGCATTGTTCTGGTTTTTGTACGCTGTAGAGAAGCTTGGAATGGATCCGATGACGTTTTTGCGGCGTCTGATCGTAGCTTGCAGCGAAGATATTGGGCTTGCCAACCCGCAGGCGATGGTTCAGGCCGTGACGGCCATGGACGCTTATCATAAGATCGGCTGGCCGGAGGCTAAGTATAATATCGCGCAGGCGATTCTGTTTGCCGTCGAGAGTCCCAAATCCAATGCGGCGGCTCTGGCGATCGGGAGCGTTATGCAGACCATCGAGGGCATTGGCTCCGCCGAGGTGCCGCTTCATCTTAGGGATACGCATTACAGCGGGGCTGAGAGGCTGGGCCATGTCGGTTACCAATATCCCCATGACTTCCCTGGACATTATGTGAAGCAGGCGTATCTGCCTGAGCGAATCGCGTCCAAGAAGTTTTATAAGGCAACGGAGCAGGGCATGGAGGACAAGATACGTCAGAACCAAGAACGCCGAAAATAA
- a CDS encoding Nramp family divalent metal transporter, with translation MSNQSAPLVKESGWRHPRNQNSLPEVYRSMKIPKGGSWFRKFLAFAGPGYLVAVGYMDPGNWATDLAGGSQFGYTLLSVILLSNLMAILLQALAGKLGIVTGRDLAQACRDHFSKPVAMGLWVLCELAIAACDLAEVIGSAIALNLLFGIPLLAGVILTTLDVLLVLLLQNKGFRFIESLVIVLIVTIGGCLLIEIFWSQPQVSAVMKGFIPSGEIVTNPTMLYIAIGILGATVMPHNLYLHSSIVQTRQFEQTELGKRQAIKYATWDSTIALFFALFINAAILIIAAATFHTSGHTNVAEIGEAYHLLAPALGTTAASILFGVALLASGQNSTLTGTLAGQIVMEGFLNIRLAPWLRRLITRLIAVVPAVIVTWLYGANGTTQLLILSQVILSLQLSFAVVPLVKFTSDKKKMGAFANPLWLKVLAWTVAVVIAGLNIYLLYQTFTGI, from the coding sequence ATGAGTAATCAATCAGCACCGCTGGTAAAGGAAAGCGGCTGGCGCCATCCAAGGAACCAGAACTCGCTGCCTGAAGTATATCGTTCCATGAAAATACCGAAGGGCGGATCGTGGTTTCGCAAGTTTCTTGCATTTGCAGGGCCAGGCTATCTGGTCGCTGTAGGCTATATGGACCCAGGTAACTGGGCAACCGATCTGGCGGGCGGCTCCCAGTTTGGCTACACGCTCTTATCCGTTATTTTATTATCGAATCTGATGGCTATATTGCTTCAAGCATTAGCCGGCAAGCTCGGCATAGTGACGGGACGCGATCTCGCGCAAGCCTGCAGGGATCACTTCAGCAAGCCTGTCGCGATGGGATTATGGGTACTCTGCGAGCTCGCAATCGCCGCATGCGATCTGGCTGAAGTCATCGGGTCTGCCATTGCGCTTAATTTATTGTTCGGCATACCGCTGTTAGCCGGGGTCATATTAACAACATTGGACGTACTCCTCGTGCTGCTGCTTCAAAATAAAGGCTTTCGTTTTATAGAATCGCTTGTTATTGTGCTGATTGTCACCATCGGAGGCTGTTTACTGATCGAAATTTTCTGGTCGCAGCCGCAGGTGAGCGCGGTAATGAAAGGCTTCATTCCAAGCGGGGAAATTGTTACAAACCCAACAATGCTTTATATTGCAATCGGCATTCTAGGCGCAACGGTTATGCCGCATAATCTGTATCTGCACTCCTCGATCGTGCAAACGCGGCAGTTCGAACAGACGGAGCTCGGCAAGCGCCAAGCGATTAAATACGCGACATGGGATTCAACGATTGCGCTGTTCTTTGCTCTATTTATAAACGCGGCGATTTTGATTATCGCGGCCGCGACGTTCCATACTTCGGGGCATACGAATGTTGCCGAAATCGGAGAAGCCTATCATTTGCTCGCGCCTGCGCTCGGTACGACTGCGGCAAGTATTTTGTTCGGCGTCGCGCTGCTGGCATCGGGGCAGAACTCCACCTTGACCGGAACACTGGCAGGACAAATCGTCATGGAAGGCTTCTTGAACATCCGTCTGGCGCCATGGCTGAGACGGTTAATTACAAGATTAATCGCTGTTGTGCCTGCGGTTATCGTCACCTGGCTTTACGGTGCGAACGGAACGACTCAGCTGCTCATTCTCAGTCAGGTTATCCTGTCGCTGCAGCTTTCATTCGCGGTCGTCCCGCTGGTGAAATTCACGAGCGACAAGAAGAAAATGGGTGCTTTCGCGAACCCGCTGTGGCTTAAAGTATTGGCTTGGACGGTTGCGGTCGTCATTGCCGGCTTAAATATTTACCTGTTGTATCAAACGTTCACAGGTATATAA
- a CDS encoding YdeI family protein, which produces MNAELVNKLRLSLDMRIAVLESPDDTYKEQLGVEGGEPFSEMDAGTYDFVMLFAKDIASLTEHAPKALKAVKKDGLLWICYPKGTAKIRTDLNRDRGWKVVKEEGWEGVSLVSVDDTWSAMRFRPVGMVQAGARASRAADVSRTVGTSSVKELVIPDDVKAALGKKPEAEAFFEALAPSHRKEYIRWINEAKQEVTRAKRIGEMTTKLQQHLKRPSDKPQA; this is translated from the coding sequence ATGAACGCAGAACTCGTAAACAAGCTCAGACTCTCGCTGGATATGCGGATCGCAGTACTCGAATCACCGGACGATACGTATAAAGAACAGCTGGGTGTAGAAGGCGGCGAGCCATTCAGTGAAATGGACGCGGGCACGTATGATTTTGTCATGCTGTTCGCGAAGGACATCGCCAGCTTGACCGAGCACGCGCCTAAAGCGCTGAAGGCCGTTAAGAAGGACGGTCTGCTCTGGATTTGCTATCCGAAGGGCACAGCCAAGATCAGAACGGACCTGAACCGCGACCGCGGCTGGAAAGTCGTGAAGGAAGAAGGCTGGGAAGGCGTTTCGCTCGTATCCGTCGACGATACTTGGTCGGCTATGCGTTTCCGTCCTGTCGGCATGGTGCAGGCAGGCGCTAGGGCGAGCCGCGCAGCGGACGTAAGCCGCACCGTAGGGACATCGTCGGTGAAGGAGCTTGTCATTCCGGACGACGTGAAGGCTGCGCTCGGCAAGAAGCCTGAAGCGGAGGCATTCTTCGAAGCGCTTGCGCCATCGCACCGTAAGGAGTACATCCGCTGGATCAACGAAGCCAAGCAGGAAGTCACGCGCGCCAAACGGATCGGTGAGATGACGACGAAGCTGCAGCAGCACTTAAAGCGTCCGTCGGATAAGCCGCAAGCCTAA
- a CDS encoding ThiF family adenylyltransferase has product MLHQFSRTELAIGPEGLELMKKSTVAVLGIGGVGAIAAEALARTGVGRLILIDKDVVDITNINRQVHALTTTVGQPKADLMRDRIKLINPDCDVISLRMFYTEETYEKLFEYELDYVVDASDTIIYKVHLIKQCLDRKIPIISSMGAANKMDPSRFQVADISKTSMDPVARVVRQKLRKDGIKRGVKVVFSTEEPMKPREDVTQRIVPENAPEIRKAKQPPASNAYVPPVAGLIMVSVVVKDLLDSGGQPI; this is encoded by the coding sequence ATGCTGCATCAATTTTCCCGCACGGAGCTTGCGATCGGCCCGGAAGGACTCGAGCTTATGAAGAAAAGCACCGTAGCGGTGCTGGGCATCGGAGGCGTCGGCGCCATAGCGGCCGAGGCGCTTGCACGTACAGGCGTGGGACGGCTTATTTTGATCGATAAGGACGTCGTTGACATCACCAATATTAACCGTCAGGTGCATGCGCTCACGACGACGGTCGGCCAGCCGAAGGCAGACCTGATGCGGGACCGGATCAAGCTGATCAATCCGGATTGCGACGTCATTTCGCTGCGGATGTTCTATACGGAAGAGACGTATGAGAAGTTGTTCGAATACGAGCTTGATTATGTGGTGGATGCGTCAGATACAATTATTTACAAGGTGCACCTCATCAAGCAATGCTTAGACCGCAAAATTCCGATCATCTCGAGCATGGGCGCGGCTAACAAGATGGACCCTTCCAGATTCCAGGTCGCTGACATTTCCAAGACGTCCATGGATCCCGTTGCGCGGGTCGTTCGCCAGAAGCTTCGCAAAGATGGCATTAAGCGGGGCGTGAAGGTTGTATTCTCCACGGAAGAACCGATGAAGCCGCGTGAAGATGTAACGCAGCGCATCGTGCCGGAGAATGCGCCCGAAATCCGTAAGGCCAAGCAGCCGCCTGCAAGCAATGCCTATGTTCCGCCGGTGGCAGGATTAATCATGGTGAGCGTGGTCGTTAAAGATTTACTTGATTCAGGAGGTCAACCGATATGA
- the aspS gene encoding aspartate--tRNA ligase produces the protein MLKTHACGTLTKAEVGQTVTLNGWVQRRRDLGGVLFIDLRDRTGIVQIVFNPDFSGDALSIADRARNEYVLAVRGQVVERDQETVNNNIATGQIEIRVTEIEILNAAKTPPFPIEDGVEVDESLRLKYRYLDLRRPEMQKTLLLRSKAAKVFRDYLDGQGFIDVETPILTKSTPEGARDYLVPSRVHPGEFFALPQSPQIFKQLLMVSGIERYYQIARCFRDEDLRADRQPEFTQVDIETSFLSQDQLLDILEELVVKLFQETVGIEIPRPFQRITHADAMNKYGSDKPDLRFGMEMEDITDIVSTSDVKVFASVSASGGVVKALNAKGCASWSRKELDDLQPFAARYGGKGLAWVTVKEGEWRGPIVKFFKPEEIAAMTERLGVEEGDLLLFSADKKKVVADVLGNLRLKIGKQLGLIDESKFKLEWVVDFPLLGYDEEAKRYVAEHHPFTRPNDDDVELFDTNPGEIRAQAYDLVLNGYEVGGGSMRIYRRDVQEKMFKALGFSLEEAHEKFGFLLDAFDYGTPPHGGFAFGFDRLIMLLAGRTNLRETIAFPKTASATDLLSDAPSEVDISQLQQLHIRTIQKAAKQPEAAAAGGAPTQQN, from the coding sequence ATGCTCAAAACGCATGCTTGCGGAACACTGACGAAAGCGGAAGTAGGACAAACGGTTACGTTGAACGGCTGGGTACAGCGCCGCCGCGACCTTGGCGGGGTTCTGTTTATCGACCTGCGCGACCGTACAGGTATTGTACAAATCGTGTTTAACCCGGATTTCTCCGGCGATGCGCTGTCGATTGCAGACCGTGCCCGCAACGAATACGTGCTTGCCGTCCGCGGTCAAGTCGTTGAACGCGATCAAGAAACGGTCAACAACAACATAGCTACAGGACAAATCGAAATCCGCGTAACCGAAATCGAAATTCTGAACGCGGCCAAAACACCTCCGTTCCCGATCGAAGACGGCGTAGAAGTCGATGAGTCGCTTCGCCTGAAATACCGCTATTTGGATCTGCGTCGTCCAGAGATGCAGAAGACGCTTCTTCTTCGTTCGAAAGCGGCAAAAGTATTCCGCGACTACCTCGACGGCCAAGGCTTCATCGATGTGGAAACGCCGATCCTGACGAAGAGCACGCCGGAAGGCGCACGCGACTATCTCGTGCCTAGCCGCGTTCACCCGGGCGAATTTTTCGCGCTGCCGCAATCGCCGCAAATTTTCAAGCAGCTGCTGATGGTCAGCGGCATTGAGCGTTACTACCAAATCGCGCGCTGCTTCCGCGACGAGGATCTTCGCGCAGACCGCCAGCCTGAGTTTACGCAAGTGGACATCGAGACCTCTTTCTTGTCACAGGACCAGCTGCTGGATATCTTGGAAGAGCTCGTCGTGAAGCTGTTCCAGGAAACGGTCGGCATTGAAATTCCAAGACCGTTCCAACGCATCACGCATGCGGATGCCATGAACAAATACGGCTCCGATAAACCTGATCTTCGTTTCGGCATGGAAATGGAAGACATCACGGACATCGTATCGACGAGCGACGTGAAAGTATTCGCTTCCGTATCTGCCAGCGGCGGCGTCGTTAAAGCGCTGAACGCGAAAGGCTGCGCGAGCTGGAGCCGCAAGGAGCTTGACGATCTGCAGCCGTTCGCGGCGCGCTACGGCGGCAAAGGCCTTGCATGGGTAACTGTGAAAGAAGGCGAATGGCGCGGCCCGATCGTGAAGTTCTTTAAGCCGGAAGAAATCGCGGCGATGACCGAGCGTCTGGGCGTGGAAGAAGGCGACTTGCTGCTGTTCTCCGCCGACAAGAAGAAAGTCGTTGCGGATGTTCTCGGCAACCTTCGTCTGAAGATCGGCAAGCAGCTCGGCTTGATCGACGAATCCAAGTTCAAGCTGGAATGGGTCGTTGACTTCCCGCTGCTTGGCTACGACGAGGAAGCGAAGCGTTATGTGGCGGAACATCATCCGTTCACGCGTCCAAACGATGATGACGTTGAGCTGTTCGATACGAACCCAGGCGAGATTCGCGCGCAAGCGTACGACCTTGTCTTGAACGGCTACGAAGTAGGCGGCGGCTCCATGCGGATTTACAGACGTGACGTGCAGGAGAAAATGTTCAAGGCGCTTGGCTTCTCATTGGAAGAAGCGCATGAGAAGTTCGGCTTCCTGCTGGACGCGTTCGATTACGGCACGCCTCCGCACGGCGGCTTCGCCTTCGGATTTGACCGCCTGATTATGCTCCTTGCGGGCCGTACGAACCTTCGCGAGACGATCGCGTTCCCGAAAACGGCGAGCGCTACGGATTTGCTGAGCGATGCTCCATCCGAAGTGGATATTTCGCAGCTCCAGCAACTGCATATCCGTACGATTCAGAAAGCTGCGAAGCAGCCTGAAGCGGCGGCGGCAGGCGGAGCACCGACACAGCAAAACTAA